A single Elephas maximus indicus isolate mEleMax1 chromosome 2, mEleMax1 primary haplotype, whole genome shotgun sequence DNA region contains:
- the LOC126067804 gene encoding olfactory receptor 2A12-like yields the protein MTPENSSTITEFVLIGFSNHPQAEIPLFFLFSLIYLMNLFGNTAIIILVVIDSCLQTPMYFFLCHLAVLNIFYTTAVVPKMLFNLLASKKVISYDLCLAQTYISLLMGTAECIILAIMALDRYTAICYPLRYLLIMNWPLCVQLSAGAWTISFFASVVPLYFTTVPICGPYIIDHIFCEVPVFLHMICKDTSLQEIIMVIGASGTLLLPFLLIVLSYLRILVAVIRMHSAEGRKKAFSTCSSHLTVVTIYYGTGMFMYMRPKSVYSAEGDKLISLFYAVINPALNPLIYSLRNKEVQGAMRRALERWKVFKRQNILP from the coding sequence ATGACTCCAGAAAATTCCAGCACCATCACAGAGTTTGTCCTTATTGGTTTTTCCAATCATCCCCAGGCTGAgattcctctcttcttcctcttctctctgatTTATCTGATGAATCTCTTTGGAAACACAGCAATTATTATCTTGGTGGTAATTGATTCCTGTCTTCAGAcacccatgtattttttcctctgtCACTTGGCCGTTCTCAACATATTTTATACCACAGCTGTGGTCCCCAAAATGCTCTTCAACCTTCTGGCTTCTAAGAAAGTCATTTCTTATGACCTCTGTCTTGCCCAGACCTATATCTCCCTGCTAATGGGAACAGCTGAGTGCATCATTTTGGCAATCATGGCTCTGGACCGTTACACAGCCATTTGTTACCCCCTGCGATACTTGCTCATCATGAACTGGCCTCTGTGTGTGCAGCTGTCTGCAGGAGCCTGGACCATCAGCTTCTTTGCTTCAGTggtgcccctctactttaccacagtTCCCATCTGTGGCCCTTACATCATCGACCACATTTTTTGTGAAgtacctgtttttcttcatatgatttgtaaGGATACATCCCTACAGGAGATAATCATGGTAATAGGAGCATCCGGCACCCTcttgcttcctttcctccttATTGTCCTCTCCTACCTAAGAATCCTAGTTGCAGTGATAAGGATGCATTCCGCTGAGGGAAGGAAAAAAGCTTTTTCTACCTGCAGCTCCCACCTGACTGTGGTGACCATTTATTACGGGACAGGGATGTTCATGTACATGAGGCCTAAATCCGTATATTCAGCTGAAGGTGATAAATTAATTTCCTTGTTCTATGCAGTCATCAACCCTGCTTTGAACCCTCTAATCTATAGCCTGAGAAACAAGGAGGTACAAGGAGCTATGAGGAGAGCCTTAGAAAGATGGAAAGTGTTCAAAAGGCAAAATATACTACCTTGA